The proteins below are encoded in one region of Parvicella tangerina:
- the kynU gene encoding kynureninase, giving the protein MNYQNSLNFAQEKDKEDSLRSYREQFLFPTFTKKPVVYFTGNSLGLQPKSTREYINQELDDWAKWGVEGHFYAKNPWMPYHEILTKQTAEIVGAKPEEVVVTHSLTTNLHLLMVSFYRPHGKRYKILCEAKAFPSDQYALQSQVKFHGYEPNDALIQIALREGEHTVRMEDVKSLIDKHSEEIAMIMIGGVNYYTGQLWDMEAITQWGHSAGAIVGFDLAHAAGNIHLKLNEWGVDFAAWCGYKYLNSSPGGVSGLYVNERHLTNKDLPRFAGWWGQNKDTRFLMEEEFSPIPTAEAWQLSNAPVLGMAAHKASLDIFTSVGMEKLCEKRDALTGYLEFVIDDISDRYDNVDFEIITPRDKTQRGAQLSILAHGQGKELFDFISEEGVVADWREPNVIRIAPAPLYNNFEDVYRFGQILESYLKQ; this is encoded by the coding sequence ATGAACTATCAAAACAGTTTAAATTTTGCTCAAGAGAAAGACAAGGAAGATAGCCTAAGATCTTACAGAGAACAATTTCTTTTTCCCACATTCACAAAAAAGCCAGTTGTATACTTTACGGGGAACTCACTAGGTCTCCAACCAAAATCGACAAGAGAATATATCAATCAAGAGTTGGATGACTGGGCGAAATGGGGTGTTGAAGGTCACTTTTATGCTAAGAACCCTTGGATGCCTTATCATGAAATACTTACAAAACAAACCGCAGAAATCGTAGGTGCTAAACCTGAGGAAGTAGTGGTAACGCACAGTTTAACTACGAACCTTCATTTACTGATGGTCTCTTTTTATCGACCTCATGGAAAACGATATAAGATCCTCTGTGAAGCAAAAGCCTTTCCCTCCGACCAGTACGCTCTGCAATCTCAGGTGAAATTCCATGGTTATGAACCTAATGATGCCTTGATACAAATTGCTCTGCGAGAAGGTGAGCATACTGTTAGAATGGAAGATGTAAAATCACTTATTGATAAGCATAGCGAAGAAATAGCTATGATCATGATTGGTGGTGTTAATTATTACACGGGGCAATTATGGGACATGGAAGCGATAACCCAGTGGGGGCATAGTGCTGGAGCGATTGTTGGTTTTGATCTTGCCCATGCTGCGGGCAATATTCATCTGAAATTGAATGAATGGGGAGTTGACTTTGCAGCCTGGTGCGGATATAAATATTTGAACTCCAGCCCCGGAGGAGTGAGCGGATTGTATGTCAATGAGCGGCATCTTACAAATAAAGACCTTCCTCGTTTTGCTGGATGGTGGGGGCAAAATAAGGACACTCGTTTCTTAATGGAAGAAGAGTTTAGTCCTATTCCAACTGCTGAAGCTTGGCAATTGAGTAACGCTCCTGTCTTGGGAATGGCTGCCCACAAAGCATCACTGGACATTTTCACTAGTGTCGGGATGGAAAAACTTTGCGAAAAAAGAGATGCACTGACTGGCTATCTGGAGTTTGTGATTGATGATATCTCTGATCGATATGACAACGTAGATTTCGAAATCATTACACCAAGAGACAAAACGCAGAGAGGTGCGCAACTATCTATTCTTGCTCATGGACAAGGAAAAGAATTATTTGACTTCATTAGCGAAGAGGGAGTAGTTGCAGATTGGAGAGAACCTAACGTGATACGAATAGCTCCTGCACCGTTATACAACAATTTTGAGGATGTTTACCGATTTGGTCAAATCCTGGAAAGCTACCTAAAACAATAA
- a CDS encoding ABC transporter ATP-binding protein: MFKAENIVKSYAAHTALDDVSIEVPKQSVYGLLGPNGAGKTSLIRIINQITAPDSGAVYLNGERLRREHISQIGYLPEERGLYKKMKVGEQALYLAQLKGMDKKEAKEALNHWFKKFDILAWWDKKVEELSKGMAQKIQFITTVMHRPQLLILDEPFSGFDPINTNLVKSEILKLRDQGTTIILSTHNMGSVEEICDHITLINKSKKVLDGKLTDVKAKFSDEEYLIEFKGNVVSFANAVWGGWELVNREQLGEHHFLATIKLMEGNTLNNYLKSILEHVEVLGVNKRIPSMNEIFIKAVAQKDNVSAEEVEQSLNQENTQDNE, translated from the coding sequence ATTTTCAAGGCTGAGAATATTGTAAAGAGCTACGCTGCACACACTGCCTTAGATGATGTGAGTATAGAAGTTCCAAAGCAGTCCGTTTATGGTCTACTAGGACCAAACGGGGCAGGAAAAACGAGTCTGATTCGAATCATTAATCAGATCACTGCGCCAGATAGTGGAGCCGTTTACCTCAATGGTGAGCGCTTGAGACGTGAGCATATCAGTCAAATTGGTTATCTACCTGAAGAAAGAGGTCTGTACAAGAAAATGAAAGTAGGCGAACAAGCCTTGTATCTTGCTCAGTTGAAGGGCATGGATAAGAAAGAGGCGAAAGAAGCCTTAAATCATTGGTTTAAAAAATTCGACATTTTGGCTTGGTGGGATAAGAAAGTAGAAGAACTTTCTAAAGGTATGGCTCAAAAGATTCAGTTTATCACCACCGTCATGCACCGTCCTCAGCTATTGATTTTGGATGAGCCCTTTAGCGGGTTTGACCCGATCAATACGAATTTGGTAAAAAGTGAGATCCTTAAACTTCGAGATCAGGGAACAACCATTATTCTCTCTACCCACAATATGGGATCTGTTGAAGAGATCTGTGACCACATCACTTTGATCAATAAATCCAAAAAAGTATTGGATGGAAAACTGACTGATGTTAAAGCGAAGTTTTCAGATGAAGAATACCTGATTGAATTCAAAGGAAATGTGGTTTCTTTTGCAAATGCCGTTTGGGGAGGCTGGGAATTGGTTAACCGAGAACAATTAGGTGAACATCACTTTTTGGCTACGATTAAGCTGATGGAAGGAAATACATTAAATAATTACCTAAAATCCATTCTGGAACATGTAGAGGTTTTGGGTGTAAACAAAAGAATCCCTTCAATGAATGAGATTTTCATTAAGGCAGTAGCACAAAAAGACAATGTTTCTGC